GGGAGAGAGCGGAACGTAGAAATCCTTCCGCGCCGATCCACTTATATCAAAACGCCGAAAAATGCGATCGAGTATGTACCAGAATGAACAGACTTGCTGTCGAATGTACGCTTTCACTGTCTGGGCTTTTTCAAATTCCAATTGACATCATTCTCGTTCTCGGCGTCCAGTCTCAATCGCCGACATCATGAACCGACCGACACCCTCGAACGCGTGTTCCATGCCTTGTGCTGTGGACGGCGGCGGCAGCAAATCATCAACCGTTCGCTCTGATGCGTCTGGTGAGAACAGGCCGACGAAACCGTCCATTTTGGCTCTGAGCCAACTCATTTTGCGAAGCCATGAGGGGGTCATGTGACGGCCCGATCCAATAACTGTGTTGTTCAGGGTATGGGGCATAACAGGAAAGAAGGGCTAGTGGTTTCCTGAATGACCCCCGACTACGCCGAACGTAACCTGAGGCGTCTTATCCCCGTCGGGTCCGCCAGGGGCTGAAGGCGCCCATTTTTTCTTCGCCGGTGCCGCTGCCCGCCTGACCGTTCCGCGACAGACCGGACCCGGCCGCCGAGCCGGCTCCGTTGCCGGCGGCTTTCTGTTGCTGCGCGAAGAACACGGCGCCCACGGCGAGCGCCTCTTCAAGCGAGGCCGTAGCCCCGTCTCCTGCGGATTTCCCACGCATGGGCGCCCCCTCCAACAACCGCTCGGGCGTGAAGTGCTGGTCCACAAAGTGCGTGGAGAACACCCCGCTGGTGAAGGCCTCGTGCTCCATGACGAAGTGGCAGAACGGAATGGTGGTCTGCACGCCCGCGATGTCGTATTCCTCCAAGGCGCGGCGCATCCGCCGTATGGCGTCTCGGCGCGTGCGGCCCCACTTGACCAGTTTCGAATTCATCACAAATAGGCACTTCACCGCCTTCCTCCACGCCAGCATCAAGACGGACGCCCAAACGGTATGGCGTACAGTCAAGCCTCGCGACGATGCTCTTGGGGTGCCGAATTGCGCGTGGCCAGATTCTCCTTCAACCAACGCACTCGTCCCCTCGGCACGACATGCGTGGTGTTGTCCGGGTCGGACATCCGGACGATATACTTGCCGTTCTCCCAGTGGGACCATCCACTTATATGATCAATGTTCACGATGGTTGAGCGATTGATCCGCACAAAACCGGGGATCTGCAGGTCGTCAAGCATGGAAATGGATTTGGGAACAACGACGGATTCCTCTTTGCAGGTGGCGTTGCATACCCGGCCGTGAACCGTAATCCAATAAACATCCGTCGTCGCAACGCGGGCGTCCAGCCCGTTGCGAGTTGCTGGCAGGTAGCCTTGCCGAAGGGATTCCTTCTGACGCCGATGCTGGGCAATCAAATCAAGCGTAACGCGCGTTGCGACGGCGAATGCACCAAGAGGAACCAATATGGCAGCATACACGAGGTACACACGCGGGTCCAGTGCATACAGGGACACGAAACTGGACGCATCCGGTCGTGGACCGAATCCGGATACCATGCGGATGCCGAACCGAAGCGTCTGGGAGATGGGCGTAATGAGAATCGCTGCACCAATCAGAATCGGTAGGAGGGATAATCCATATGCAATCAGTCCCCGACCGGTCGGCTCGACATGGTCCAATCCGAAACGGCTGGCAGACCGCCGGAGCAGGACAATGAATCCGGCAAGCGTAAAGGCTTCCACCAGAAGCTGATCCACCAGAATGGTCGTCACCACGCGCCACACTCCCAGGTCGTCCATTCGCCAGTCGCCCTGACCCAGTCCAACACCGACCGCGTAATAGCCAAGAAGGCCAACAAGCGTCAGTCCACCGATAACACGCCAATCAGACAGATATTCGAGCTGAATTGGGAGGTTAGTGTTGTCTGTCCTGGGCACATGTTGTCGACTGGTGTTCTGGTGTTGTCGATTCATGTCGTGGAGTGAAGCCATGCGCCAATAACGGTGTAGGCAGTAATAGATTCTAGTCAATCACCCATGATATCACCGTGAAGATGAGCCACTACCATGCCATTTCGATTTGCTATTTCCTGTCCACAATCGTGGTGGTAAGCTTCTACCGGTATCAACACCATCGCGCGATCTGGCCCGAGACGGACAGGGACATGTCCCGGCCGGGCAAGTCCTTTCTGCTCCTGTTGCTTTCCGTCCCGCTGGTGCTTGGTATTGGTCAGCTCTATATGCTCGGGTGGCTTCTACCCGAAACGGGCCCGCTGTACATCGTAAGCATACCGGTAAACCAGATTCTCATTTTCTCGCCGTTGCTCCTGATGATTGCGCTCAGAAACGAGGGCTGGCATTCCGTTTTTCTTCCGTCTGGAAACCGATGGGGTCGCGCGATTTTCGGCCTCTGTGTGGCGACGATGGCGGTTGCCGTCTATGCCATCGCACGTACGGAGATTTCCGTGAATCAAGCATTCGAGACCGTTTTCCTGCCGGGAAACATGGTTCATGTCGCGCAGGTGGCCTTGGAAGACATTGCCATTGCCGGCCTGTTCTTCCGTTTGCGGGCATGGATTGGCCGCGTGCCTGCAATTGGCATCATCGCTGGGCTGTTTGCGATTGCGCACATTCCCGCCATGCTGGCATCGGGTGTTTCAGTGGATGACATGGCGTCGTTGATCATCGATACAGCAATCGGGACCGTTGTTCTGGTGGGATTGGACCAAACCCATGACATAATTTGGGTCATTCCACTGCACTATGTAATGGATGTTCTACAGTTCGCAAATCCGTGATCCGTCAACGGGTTTCTCGGATAACTGGTTACCGCCGCCGCACGTGCCACAGGCTGAACCCGTTTCCGGTCGATGCATCGGCGGGCGCCGGTGCTCCCTTTTCGGCTTCTCGGCGCTCTGCGAACATGGCTGCGGCGGCGGCAAGAGCTTCCGTGAGAGTGGGGTCGTCGGCGAACAACCGCTCGGGCGTGAAGTGCTGGTCCACGAAGTGCGTGGAGAACGCCCCGCTGGTGAAGGCCTCGTGCTCCATCACGAAGTGGCAGAACGGAATGGTGGTCGGCACGCCCGCAATGTCATATTCCTCGAGGGCGCGGCGCATCCGCCGTATGGCGTCTCGGCGCGTGGGGCCCCAGGTGACGAGCTTCGAAATCATCGGATCGTAATAGATGGGCACTTCGCCGCCTTCTTCGACGCCCGCATCGACCCGGACCCCGAATCCGCCCGGCATGAAATGCCTCAGGAGCGGCCCGGGGCTCGGCAAGAACCCGGTCGCGGGGTCTTCAGCGTAGACGCGGCACTCAATGGAATGGCCGTGGATGTGCAGATCGTCCTGCGTATATCCAAGATGCTCGCCCTCGGCAATCCGGATCTGCTCGGCGACGAGGTCGAGGCCCGTAATCTGCTCCGTCACCGGGTGCTCGACCTGCAGCCGCGTGTTCATTTCCATGAAGTAGTAGTTCAGGTCGGCATCGACCAGGAATTCCACGGTGCCGGCCCCGACATATCCGCAGGAACGCGCCGCCTCGACCGCCGAGCGCCCCATGCGCTCGCGCAATTCCGGGGTCAGCACCGACGACGGCGCCTCCTCGACCACCTTCTGGTGGCGGCGCTGGATGGAGCATTCGCGCTCGAACAGATGCACGATGTGGCCGTGCGTATCGGCCAGGACCTGGAATTCAATGTGGCGCGGCTCATCGATGTACTTCTCAATGAATACGCGGCCGTCCCCGAACGCGCTGGCGGCTTCGCGCTGCGCGGCCTCCATGGACGAGCGGAACGCCTTGGCTTCGCGCACAATACGCATCCCCTTGCCGCCGCCCCCCGCTGCTGCCTTTATGAGCACCGGATACCCGATGTCCCCCGCAATCCGTTCGGCTTCGGCCAGATCATCGATCGCATCCACCGTACCCGGCGCCATCGGGACACCGGCCTTCTCCATGATGGCGCGGGCGGCCGTCTTGTCGCCCATGGACTGGATGGCCCCCGTGGGCGGGCCAATGAAGATGATGCCTTCCTTCTCGCAGGCCTCGGCAAAGGCGGCATTCTCGGACAGGAATCCGTATCCGGGATGCACCGCGTCGGCGCCCGTTTTCCGGGCCACCTCCAGGATGCGGTCCACGCGCAGGTAGGAGTCACTGGATGCGGCGCTGCCCACCGGCCACGCTTCATCCGCCATCCGGACGTGGAGCGCGGTGGCGTCGGGCTCGCTGTACACCGCGACGGTCGAAATGCCCAATTCGCGGCACGTCCGCATGACGCGGACGGCGATTTCCCCCCGGTTGGCCACCAATACCTTGCGGATGGTCCGGACCTTCCCGGCGGGCTCTGTCGTTTCAGTTGAATGTGTCATAATTGTTCGTAAAGGTACGTTTCCGCACCCCATCATGTCCAAGACCGTCGATTTTTACAGTGTACTCGGCGTCGGGGAAGATGCCCCGGCCGATGCCATAAAAAAGGCTTACCGAGACCTGGCCCGGAAGCATCATCCAGACCGGAATCCTGACAATCCGGCCGCCGAGGAGCGTTTCAAGGAAGTCCAGCAGGCCTACGAAGTCCTGGGCGACGCGAAGAAACGCAAGAAGTACGACCAGATGCGCCGCAATCCGCTCGGCGGTGGGGACGGCCGCGGGGTCGATATCAACGATATTTTCGAGCAGTTCTTCGGCGGGCGCCAGGGCGGTGGCGGTTTTCAGGGCGGTGGGGGGTTCTCGACGCGCACCGGGCGGCCAGGCGGTTTCCCCGGCGGCGGCGGCCCCGGCGGATTCCAGACCGATCCCTTCGGGGCGCAGGCTCGACCGACCCCGCCCGATCCCGACCTGAAACGCACCGTGAAACTGTCGTTCGACCGCATGATGAAGGGCGGCGAGGCCACCTTTACCCTCGACGGCGAGCGCGTATCCGTGCCCTTCCCGCCCGGCGTCAAGGACGGCTATCGCGTCCGGCTCAAGGGCAAGGGCCAGCGCATGGGCCCGACGCGCGGCGATCTCTATGTCACGTTCCGTACGTCCGACGAGGGCCGGTTCCGCCGTGACGGTGACGACGTGCACACGACATTGGATGTGGATGCGCTCGATGCGGTGGTCGGCGCCACACTCAGCGTCGCCGCCCCGGGGGGTCAGACCGTCAAGCTGACCATCCCTCCCGGCACCCAGCACGGCGAAAAACTGCGGATACGCGGCATGGGCATTCCCAAGTCGGCCACCGGCGTCTCCCGCGGCGACCTGCTCGTGGAAGTCCGCCTGGTCGTTCCCACGACCCTCACCGAGGCCCAGCTGGACGCCATCCGGAAGGTGAAGGGATAATCAGTGCCCCACGCGGTCGCGCTGCCGGAGGGACTCGCCGGCCGTGCCGTTCTCGAACGTCACCGGAATCGACACCATCCCCTCCGTGGAGTCGGCCACAAGGACGTTGAAGTGGAGGTGCTGGATATTGGTGAACCCGGTCAGTCCGGCCCGTCCGAGGGGCTGGCCCCGACCCACGGAATCCCCGACGGCCACGAAGCTGCCCCCGGGGAGCAGGTGGACGTACTGGGTCACCACACCGGAATGGGGATGATACACCGTGATGTAATTGGCGTACGGGCGGTACTTGGGGTCGTCCCCGCCCACATCGTAGCCCTCGATGACGCCCACTACCCAGCCGTCATCGGCCGCCGAAATGGTGTCCCCCTCGGCCAGATTGAAATCCAGCGCATACCGGGAATAGGCGCTGGTGTGGGAGAAGGATCCTTCATAGCCCTGGATGACTTCATAGGACCGGCCCCGCGGAAACGGCCACGCCAACGGGACCGGACGGACGGGCGTGTCCAGGCTTCCGAAGGTGAACGAGAAGGAGAGGTTGCTGCGGACCTTCGCGCTGTCGAGGCCGGCAACATCAAGGGCCACAACCGTTTCTGACGACGGCTCCAACACCAGGCGGGTTCGCACGCGTTCGTCAACGTCCGATTCCTTGGACGATACTTCAATCCGCGTTGGAATCGGGGCCGGATTCGTGAACGTGATGAAGAGGGAATCGCCCCGCACTGCGGTCGATGCGCGCAGGTCGGTCTGACGCAGCGTCGCGTCCGGCAAGCGCTCGCACGAGGCACCCAGCACGGCGCATACCACCAGCGCTGGAATCAGAAGGAACGTCAGGCGATTCGGCATGGCGAAACTCAGCATTCAGATCGGCGCTCGGCGGCCGATACTCCAATGTATGACACATCGGCCCTCATTTGTGCAATTTCGCTGTTTGGCGATCTGGCTGCTGCTCGCGTGGGCGGGCGCGCCGCACGCGTACGCGCAGACGGATTTCTGGCGCCCCGTGGATGGGCCGTACGGCGGCGTGAGCGTGACGGACATCGTCAAGCATGACGATGCGGTGGTCGCGGCCACTTCCTCCGGTGCCTTCCGCTCCGAGGATGGGGGCTTGACATGGGCGAGCGCGTCCAGTGGATTCGCCCAGCCGGACGTGCGCGACCTGCATGTCTCGGACGACGGGACGCTCTACGCGGCCACATTCGGTGACGGGCTGTACCGCTGGGATTCAGGCGCCGGCGCCTGGATACGCCAGTCCCTCCCCGCCACCTTCCTGACCGCCATCACGCAAACACATTCCGGCCGATTCGTCGTGGCCACCAATGCCGGTGTCCGGATTTCGGACGATGCGGAGCAATGGCAAACCGTCAGCCTGGACGGCATCCAGGCGGTTCCGGCGGTACTCTCTGCCAGCGATACCCACGTGTTTGTGGGTACATCCGTGGGCGTTTTCCGATCCGCCGATGACGGCCTGACCTGGACCTATGCCTCGTTCGGCATGCTGGAATTCGATGTCCGGTCGCTGGCCGTGAACGCCGACGGTCACGTGTTCGCCGGAACGACGCCGAAGAACAATCAATGCGCCGTCTACCGGTCCCGCGGCAGCGGCAACCTGTGGACGTGCATCCAACCCATTTCCGACCCCGTCGTGGCGCGCGCCCTCGCCGTGGGCAGCGACGGCCGCCTCATGCTGGGCGGCTACCGCACGGTCCAGTCCTCCACCGACGAGGGATCGACGTGGCGCACCCGCACGGCCGCCCCGACCACCATCCAGGCCCTCGCCGAAATCGAGCCGGGCGTGTGGCTGGCCGGATCGGCGGGCGCCGGCCTGGTTCGCTCGGAAGACGAAGGCTTTTCGTGGGCGGTCTCGAACGACGGGCTCTTCAGCCCGGTCCGCGATGTTCTCCTGCACGACGGCCGCGTGTATGCGGCCACCAGTGGCGGCATTTTCGTGACCAGCGACCACGGCGCATCGTGGGACCGCGTGCGCCCGGAAACGCCCCTCATCCAGGACGTTCGGAAACTGGCGGTAAGCGCCGAAGGGCATCTCCTGGCCGGAACGGCCGCGGGACTGTGGCGCCTGGCCCTGACCGATGCGCATGGCGGCACCGTTGACGACTCCGAATGGGAGCTGCTCGGCCCGCAGGGACGGCCGCGGATTGGCGCGCTGGCCATCGGTCCGGAAGGCGCCATATATGTCGGATTCCATTCCGGCGTGCAGATTTTCGGCGGGTCATCGTGGACCCCCATGTACATCCAGGGCGACGACGGGGCGTACCGGGATGTCACGTCCCTGGCCGTGCTGGACGACGGCTCCGTAATTGCCGGCGCCGCGTGGGATTCCTGGCGCCTGGAGCCCGGATCGACCACGTGGTCCCTCATGTCCACATCGACCCTCGCCTGGTTCGACTTCCAGAGCATAGCCGCGCGCGACGGGCGCATCCTCATCGGGACGCGCTTTTCCGGCGTCCTCGAATCCACCGACGGCGGTCGCAACTGGCGCACCGCGGCCCCCGGCCTGAACGGCCAGGAAGACGTGCAGACCATTGCGTTCGACCGGTTCGGCAACCCGTTCATCGGCACCTTCGGCTCGGGCGTCTACCAATTGCATCCGTTCACGCGTCAGTGGACGCCCGCCAACACGGGCCTCGGCGGCCACCTCCGCATCCGCGCCATCGCCTTCGATGACACCGGCATCGGCTGGGTCGGCACCATGGACGGCGGCCTCTACGCACACGGCATAACGAGCGTGCATGTGGAAGAAGATGATGCGCCGCCCACCGCCCCGCTGACCCCGCGCACACCAGCGCTCGCAGTGTACCCGAACCCCACAGCAGGCCGCGCAACCGTAACCTGGGATGCGCCGCTGCCCTCGCCCGAACGGCTGCAGGTTTTCGATCTGTTGGGCAGGCAGGTCGCCGATGTGGCCGTCTCCGCAGGTGACCTCACCGCCGAGCTCTCAACCGACACCTGGCCGCGCGGCGTGTATGTCGTCCGGATGTCCGGCCAGACCGTTCTGCTGACGCGGCTCTGAGCCTTGCAGGTTGCGTCTTGGTCGGTTGCGGTTGGATTTCGCGATCGTGGTTTTCGCGTACCTGAAGGCGCAGGAGAGCGAGCGCAACGAAGGCCTCCGGTTTGAATGGAAACTTGGGCTCACGAAACGGTTAAGCACAAGAAGCCCGATTTGGCACCGTCCCGACGGCGGTGAAGGAGGCGGTCAACTCAATTTCAAGCGTAGACGATTGCAAACGACTGCACGTGGATGCCATTCGCGCTGAATCCATGGACGACTTCGTTGGGAAGCTCGGCGTTTGAGGCATGTGCCCCGGTTGGTGCGGAGCGGGGCTCCCTCTGAGATGCAGGCTCAGCCTGTGAAATCCGAAGCCCTGCTTTCACGGCCCGTTTTTTGGCGCGAAACAAGTGTGAAGCGGGCTGATTCGGCCAAAATCACAATTATTGGCCCGGCCTCAGTTCCGAACCTGGCTCGAAATCCCTGCAACCTGGCGCGATTTCCGTGGAAATTGGCGCGTATGGGCTCATTTGTGGCGTGCTATTCCATCTATGTGGCGCGCTTTCCTGTGCCGGGTTTTCGCGCCACAATACGTGATCTGCGCGGCAGTTTTACGGGTATGCGCGCCACCGACGCTCCGATTCGCGCCAGTCATAAGGAGTATCGCGCCACGATTTGAAGGGCTCGTTTTTGGGAAAGTCGCGCTGACGTATCAGAAACGGCTGAAATGGCGCACGTGACCGGCCACAATTGGGTTTTCGCGCCATTTCACACGTGGGACATGCAGGGTATCCCCATCGGAAGGCTCAGCCTGTTCCTCGTGTCACCGTTCCGCCCGACGAGCCTACACCCGCAGCAGCCCACGGAAGCCCCGCGCCGCGTAGTACGACTCGGCGCCGTTGTGGTAAATGAACACCCGGCCGAATCGGCGATCCCCGAACAGCGCACCGCCGAGCTCCCGCACTTCCTTTTGCGTCGCGATCCAGCTGGACGTCTTCCAGTCCAGCTCTACAACCCGTTGCAGCGCATGGTATTGCTCCTCGGTCAGCAGCTCGATTCCCATGTCCCGTGCTGTCCCCACCGCCGAGCCCCCCGGCTTGTTCTTCTTGCGCGATGCGAGCGCCTCGGGATCGAAGCACAGGCTCCGCCGACCGTCCGGGCTCTCCGGCGAACAGTCGCAGAACAGGATTTCACCTTTGGCCACCTTCACGCCGAGCAGGTCCGCGCCTATAACGTCTGGCTCGCCGCCTGACCGCTCCATTTCGCTGAGCGCGCGCAGCTTTGCCGGCGCATCGACCAGTCGTTTTTCCACGACCGACCACGCCACATCCTTGTGGCGCTCCATGTGCTGCTCGAATCGGTTCTTGAGGGTGTGAAGGAGGGCTTTCGTGTCGGATTGGTTCATGCCGCGAGTCTGTCAGCGTGGTTATGCTGGACAATGTACGGAGTCAAGTGATTCAACAGGAGATGCTCGCGCGGAACCAACCCGCCCCGCGCGACTTCTAAGATGATAACGAAAAACGTTAACGATATTAACCGTCCGCGTTATTGGACATTTCCTTCAAGACAAGCAAGCTGAGGAAGCTCTGTAACGATTCCGCGACGGCAACCAAGCGACTCGGCCCACAGCAGGCGCGCAAGCTCCGAAACCGCCTGGACGACTTGCGGGCGGCTCGGAATCTGGAAACGCTCCGACATTTCCCCGGGCGCCTGCATGAGCTGACAGGTGATAAACAGGGAGTACTTTCCCTGGACCTGGTTCATCCGGAGCGGTTGTTGTTTGTCCCGACAGAACCCATCCCGCGGAAACAGGACGGCGGATTGGACTGGACACGCATAGAGGCGATTGAAATCATATCAATCGAGGATACACATGGATAGGCACACCACAAATCAGTATCAACCGGACTCGGTATCTCCTCCCGGCGATACGCTACGTGACATCCTTGAGGAGCGTCACATCAGCCAAGCGGATCTGGCGTTGCGCATGGGCCGCCCCAAGAAGACCATCAGCGAGATCATGAACGGGAAGGCGCCTGTCACCCACGAAACGGCGCTGCAGCTGGAGCTGGTGCTGGGCGTGTCCGCCGAGTTCTGGAATATGCGCGAAACGCACTACCGGGAGTTCCTTGCCCGGACGGATCAGGAGGCCGAACTGGCCGCCCACCGGGACTGGGCGAGGAATTTTCCGAGCAAGCAAATGGCCGATCTGGGATTCATCCCCAAGGTCAAAGAACCCGAAGACGAGGTGCGTTATCTCCTGCGGTTCTTTGGTGTGAGCTCCCCGGCACAGTGGGAGGAGGTTAACAACAAATACGAGGTGGCCTTCCGCAAATCGACCTCCGTTCAAGCCAACCCATATGCACTCAGCGCGTGGCTGCGTGCCGGTCAGGTGGAGGCCGAATCCATGCGACTCGGCGACTACGACGTGGAGGCGTTCAAGGATTGCCTGACGGCTGCTCGCGCGCTGACCACGGAAAATCCGGAGACGTTCCAGCCCGCACTGAAGACTTCATGCGCAGCCGCCGGCGTTGGTGTGGCGTTCGTACCGCAACTTCCGAAGTCCGCCGTGAGCGGTGCGACGCGGTGGTTGAGTCCGGATCAGGCACTCATCCAGTTGTCCCTTCGCTACAAAACCAACGATCATCTCTGGTTCACGTTCTTCCATGAAGCCGCCCATGTGCTGCTCCATGGAAAGCGCCAGATATTCCTGGAAAATGGGGCTTCAGACGATGAGTTTGAAAAGGAAGCCGACAGGTGGGCAGCGGACTTCTTGATTCCCCGGCCCGCGTTTGATGAGATGTCCCGTTGGTCCCGGTACTCCACCGACAACATTGTCGGCATGGCCCGCGAACTCGGCATTGCACCCGGGATCATCGTCGGACGTCTCCAGCACGAAGGGCGGCTGCCTTACACGCATCTGAACAAGTTGAAGGTGCGTCTCAGGTGGTCTTCCTAAATGTAACCTGCCAGGTTACATTTAGGAAAAGGGCAATTCGGCGTGACAAAAGGCAACATCAGGGGTGTTTGGCCGTCTTGCGGTACAGCAACCAAACCGCTGACTTTCATGTCTATTCCTCGTCACGCCCTGTCGTCCTTCTCCTCCCTCTCCCGGCTCGTCTCTGTTTTCTTTTCTTCGGCGGCACTGTGTTTCGGGGTCCTGATTGCAGGGTCGGCTGTCTTGTCGCCAATCCAGGTCCAAGCACAGGGCGCGACTTCTCCGCAGGCCGTCTTGCAGCAGGCCAACCAGATGATCTTCCAGGGCCGGGCGGCGGAGGCCATCACGGCGCTCGAGTCCCTGACGGAAAGCCAGCCGCAGCTGGTTCCGGCGTGGGCGACGCTCGGCCGCGCCTACAGCGCGGCCGAGCGGTATGACGAAGCCGCCCACGCCTACGAGCGCGCGCACGAGCTATCCGGCGGCGCACCCGGTCTGGCCTTGCCGTTGGGCTCGGCGGTCGCGATGACGGGGAACGTGGACCGGGCTTTCGAACTCCTGCGCGAAGCGGAGCGGTCCGGCCGGGTGGACATCACGTCGGTGGGCGGGATGCCGGGCGCAGCGGTGCTCAGCGCCGATCCCCGCTGGGCGGAGCTCATGCCGTCGGCCGAGGAATTTGCGCATCCGTTCGTGGAGCCCATGGATATCCTCCTGGATGTCCACGGCGAAACCCAGGGTGACGTGTTCGGATGGATTGCCCGCCGGATTGGTGATGTAGACGGCGACGGCGTGGCGGACTTCACCACCAACTCCAATGGACTGGCTCAAGCCGATGACGCCTCGTCCGGCGCAGTATCTGGATCCGGTTCAATGCGCGGCCGGGTCTATACCTATTCCTCCCGGACGGGCGAGCTCCTGTGGTCCGCGACGGGTACGGCCGACGGCGGCCGTCTGGGTATGGGCATTGAAGCGGCCGGCGACGTGAACGCGGATGGCATCCCCGACGTGGTGGCGGGCGCGCCCTTCGCGGGCGAAGTGTTCGTGTGGTCGGGCAGCGACGGCACGCAACTGCATCATTTCAAGCCGGAGAATGCGCCCGGTCGCTTCGGATCCTCGGTCCGCGGCGTGGGCGACATCAATGGCGACGGATACGGCGACATCGTGGTCGGCGAACCGGGTGGCGGCAATGCGCCCGGCCGCGCGCACGTGTTCTCGGGGCAGGACGGCAGCCTGCTCATGTTGCTCATGGGATCGCAGCCGGGCGACCAGTTCGGCTCCACGGTGCACGGGGGCACCAACGCATCGGAAGCCTGGATCCTGGTGGGCGCGCCCGGTCACCAGGGCGGCGGGCTGGCGTATCTCTACAAAGGCGTTGGCAGCTCACCTGCATTCGTACTCCGGCCCGATGCGGGCGCCGGGCGCTTCGGCGGCATGTTCATGTCCGTGGTCGGTGACGTGAACGCGGACGGCACGCCGGACCTGTACGTGGCGGACTGGGCGGACAGCAGCACGGCGCAGGGCGTCGGCAAGATCTACGTGTTCTCGGGGGTGGACGGCTCGGTGCTCCTGCGCAAGGCGGGTGAGGCGGCGGGCGACGGATTCGGGATCGGGGTGGCCGATACGGGCGACGTCAACGGCGATGGCCACGACGATCTGCTGGTCGGGGCCTGGCAGCACGCATCGGCCGCAGTGAGTGGGGGCAAACTGTATCTGCTGTCCGGGAAGGACGGCGAGTTGCTCGCATCGGTCACGGGAAATGTCCCCGGCGAAACCCTCGGATTCGACACCACGCATGTGGGCGACGTGGACGGCGACGGGCACACCGACTTCCTGGTCACCTCCGCCTACAGCGCCGTGAACGGCTACCGCAGCGGCCGCGTCTTCATCCTGTCGGGGGCGTCGTTCCGGGACCTCAGTCAGTGATCGGCAGACCAGGACTTCAGCCCGAAACGTTGTACAAACGGCTGGAAATCCCGGTCTGAATACAACAAGGGGAACCCGTTTTCAATACAGAATCCCGCGATGATGACATCGGCGGTCTTCCGGATGGTGATGCCCTTCTTGCGAAGCATCCGGAAGTAATTCGCGCATTGAACAGCGCGCGATGCGCCGAGCATGTCGAATGTGGTCAGTGACGCCAACCGGCTCTTGGTTTTTCTGTAGTCCGTATCCGAGCGAATGCCTTGCAGGATTTCAACCAGGATGATGTCGCCGATTCCTACCGGCTCAACTCCCAGGATGGATTCCAGCACATCGCACTCCCTGGTTGGGCGGCCGTTGAAGAAATCGACCCAGACGCTGGTATCTACAATGATCATGCGTCGGTTCGTAGTTCATCCAGGTCGCCGTCCCACGAGACCTGCCCACGGAGCGACTTGATCTTGGCCTGCTCGCCAAGTCG
Above is a window of Rhodothermales bacterium DNA encoding:
- a CDS encoding LytTR family DNA-binding domain-containing protein → MDDLGVWRVVTTILVDQLLVEAFTLAGFIVLLRRSASRFGLDHVEPTGRGLIAYGLSLLPILIGAAILITPISQTLRFGIRMVSGFGPRPDASSFVSLYALDPRVYLVYAAILVPLGAFAVATRVTLDLIAQHRRQKESLRQGYLPATRNGLDARVATTDVYWITVHGRVCNATCKEESVVVPKSISMLDDLQIPGFVRINRSTIVNIDHISGWSHWENGKYIVRMSDPDNTTHVVPRGRVRWLKENLATRNSAPQEHRREA
- the accC gene encoding acetyl-CoA carboxylase biotin carboxylase subunit is translated as MTHSTETTEPAGKVRTIRKVLVANRGEIAVRVMRTCRELGISTVAVYSEPDATALHVRMADEAWPVGSAASSDSYLRVDRILEVARKTGADAVHPGYGFLSENAAFAEACEKEGIIFIGPPTGAIQSMGDKTAARAIMEKAGVPMAPGTVDAIDDLAEAERIAGDIGYPVLIKAAAGGGGKGMRIVREAKAFRSSMEAAQREAASAFGDGRVFIEKYIDEPRHIEFQVLADTHGHIVHLFERECSIQRRHQKVVEEAPSSVLTPELRERMGRSAVEAARSCGYVGAGTVEFLVDADLNYYFMEMNTRLQVEHPVTEQITGLDLVAEQIRIAEGEHLGYTQDDLHIHGHSIECRVYAEDPATGFLPSPGPLLRHFMPGGFGVRVDAGVEEGGEVPIYYDPMISKLVTWGPTRRDAIRRMRRALEEYDIAGVPTTIPFCHFVMEHEAFTSGAFSTHFVDQHFTPERLFADDPTLTEALAAAAAMFAERREAEKGAPAPADASTGNGFSLWHVRRR
- a CDS encoding J domain-containing protein, giving the protein MSKTVDFYSVLGVGEDAPADAIKKAYRDLARKHHPDRNPDNPAAEERFKEVQQAYEVLGDAKKRKKYDQMRRNPLGGGDGRGVDINDIFEQFFGGRQGGGGFQGGGGFSTRTGRPGGFPGGGGPGGFQTDPFGAQARPTPPDPDLKRTVKLSFDRMMKGGEATFTLDGERVSVPFPPGVKDGYRVRLKGKGQRMGPTRGDLYVTFRTSDEGRFRRDGDDVHTTLDVDALDAVVGATLSVAAPGGQTVKLTIPPGTQHGEKLRIRGMGIPKSATGVSRGDLLVEVRLVVPTTLTEAQLDAIRKVKG
- a CDS encoding M23 family metallopeptidase; translation: MPNRLTFLLIPALVVCAVLGASCERLPDATLRQTDLRASTAVRGDSLFITFTNPAPIPTRIEVSSKESDVDERVRTRLVLEPSSETVVALDVAGLDSAKVRSNLSFSFTFGSLDTPVRPVPLAWPFPRGRSYEVIQGYEGSFSHTSAYSRYALDFNLAEGDTISAADDGWVVGVIEGYDVGGDDPKYRPYANYITVYHPHSGVVTQYVHLLPGGSFVAVGDSVGRGQPLGRAGLTGFTNIQHLHFNVLVADSTEGMVSIPVTFENGTAGESLRQRDRVGH
- a CDS encoding T9SS type A sorting domain-containing protein, which translates into the protein MAIWLLLAWAGAPHAYAQTDFWRPVDGPYGGVSVTDIVKHDDAVVAATSSGAFRSEDGGLTWASASSGFAQPDVRDLHVSDDGTLYAATFGDGLYRWDSGAGAWIRQSLPATFLTAITQTHSGRFVVATNAGVRISDDAEQWQTVSLDGIQAVPAVLSASDTHVFVGTSVGVFRSADDGLTWTYASFGMLEFDVRSLAVNADGHVFAGTTPKNNQCAVYRSRGSGNLWTCIQPISDPVVARALAVGSDGRLMLGGYRTVQSSTDEGSTWRTRTAAPTTIQALAEIEPGVWLAGSAGAGLVRSEDEGFSWAVSNDGLFSPVRDVLLHDGRVYAATSGGIFVTSDHGASWDRVRPETPLIQDVRKLAVSAEGHLLAGTAAGLWRLALTDAHGGTVDDSEWELLGPQGRPRIGALAIGPEGAIYVGFHSGVQIFGGSSWTPMYIQGDDGAYRDVTSLAVLDDGSVIAGAAWDSWRLEPGSTTWSLMSTSTLAWFDFQSIAARDGRILIGTRFSGVLESTDGGRNWRTAAPGLNGQEDVQTIAFDRFGNPFIGTFGSGVYQLHPFTRQWTPANTGLGGHLRIRAIAFDDTGIGWVGTMDGGLYAHGITSVHVEEDDAPPTAPLTPRTPALAVYPNPTAGRATVTWDAPLPSPERLQVFDLLGRQVADVAVSAGDLTAELSTDTWPRGVYVVRMSGQTVLLTRL